A segment of the Nasonia vitripennis strain AsymCx chromosome 2, Nvit_psr_1.1, whole genome shotgun sequence genome:
TAGGTTATTTCAAGAATTTCACAAAATAAACAGCCAACAAGTACTCACGGTCTCCTTCTTCATCGACCTCGAACTCTTCCGCATTGTCAATATCCAGAACATCAGCCATTGCAACAATTAACACTTATCTCTTATACGGAATTCGATTAAATAGatctatttattttcttgattCCCAAACTCCGCATCAGCAACAACGGGAATCCGGCGAGTGCGTTATTTGCAAAATGACGGACGCGATGCTTCGGCACAGATGTCGCAACGACTGTTCAAGATGGCGCGTGGCGCGAGATTTCGAACGTCAACAATAGTCCAGTAAAATTAGCTTTGAAATCGAAATGCGATAGAAATGGCTGCATTTTGGTTATTAGGTAAATCGAGGTTGAAAAAGACGATTCTGAAATTTGCAGCTTCCTAGGTCAACGGGTTCTATGCGAAAACAGtgtgcaaaaattaattttgcttaTATCTCGAAAACGGCTTAACGTACAGTAAAATGACCTGCACCAGTCGAAAGAGCGTTCAATTTTGCATTggaatcgattttttaatcGTTTTCGATGAGTGCAAAGTTCcgagataataaataaaagagaaattacCTAAATGTAGAAGGAGGGGGAGGCGTCTGGTACAGGGCTTGGTACGCGTcgcgcctcctcctccttctacATTTAACTAATTTCGTTTTATAGTACGTTAAACCGTTTTCGAGATAtaagcaaaattaatttttgcacaCTGTTTTCGCATAGAACCCGTTGACCTAGGAAGCTGCAAATTTCAGAATCGTCTTTTTCAACCTCGATTTACCTAATAACCAAAATGCAGCCATTTCTATCGCATTTCGATTTCAAAGCTAATTTTACTGGACTACAACTTCGACATCTATAGCGCGAAATCGAGGTAGACGTTCATTTATTGGCGTCTGATTTTTTTCGAGTACGACACAGGAAATAACCAatccatcaaaatttttcGTGCAAAATTCAACATGTTTAGGCTATCACACACATACTTCTGGAAGAAATTCTtctgaaattcaattttaaaatgtttcgGCATAACGCTAGACAAAGTGAGTTCAGATCAAATTGATTTAAGTGTTCTCGTTGAAATATCATTTTAATTAACCTCGACGACATTCAGAATGGCAACAGACCCTTTGAGCAAAGGAAAGCAAAGTAATCAAAATTCTGGTAAAAAAGACGAAGatggagagagcgagagtagACTCACTGTTCTGGAGAATCATGGATACACGCTTGGCAAAACCATCGGCGTCGGAACTTTTGCCACTGTCAAAGTGAGTATACATTTACATTTTGAACGTGATAACGTTTATACAGCGAAGAGGCGCACTTTCCCACAAATATCGGGGTCAATCTTAAAGTAGACAGGAGAGGAACGCTTTTATTTTCGCCATAATGCAATTTTGCCATTAGAGCCGTCCCTTGACATTTATTGTAATAGCTTTCGATTTTCAGATCGCCAAGTCTGAGAGACACGGCTATCAAGTAGCTGTGAAAATCGTGTCAAAATTTCAAGCACCGAGTGCTAATCTGAATAAGTTTCTGCCGAGCGAAATTGAGGTCGTGAAAGGACTGCGACATCCCCATCTAATTCGGTTTTTACAGGCGATAGAAACCTCTCACAGGTTCTCGACACAATGCCTTGcataattttcgaaaatccatTGGAAAACTACAGTACGTTCTTCCCATCGATTTCAGAATTTACATTATCATGGAATTCGCAGAAAATGGTAGCTTATTCGACATACTTCGACGCGACAAATTTATCGACGAAATTCGCAGTCGCCGTTGGTATCGACAGTTGCTCGACGCTCTTAATTACTGTCACGAAAGAGGAGTCGTGCACAGGTATGCTTAGCGAATTGTGATCGTCACATTCAATGAGAAAAAACAACTGCATAATAAATGAACTCCTTAGAGACGTAAAGTGCGAGAACTTGCTGATGGATAGGCACTACAATCTCAAACTGTCGGATTTCGGATTCGCCCGAGGGCACATGAAGTCGGCGAATGGAGTAGCGCCGCTTTGCGAAACAATGTGCGGCAGCTTCGCATACTCTTCACCGGAGATTCTTCGCGGCATACCGTACCAGCCTCAGCTCTCGGACATCTGGTCTTCTGGTGTCGTGCTTTATACGATGGTCTTCGGTAGGATGCCCTTCGACGAGGACAACTGGTCGCGACTCCTCAAGGTATTCGAGGAGTCTGTGAAATTGATTACATCCTTGATTGTGATCATGCATATCAAAcataatcaataattttacGACGCATTTTTTTCAACGATGACTTAAGTTTGCTATTGATTAGACGGACTCAATTTGATCAAGTATCGGAGAGCTTTCGTAAAGTTTCTCGTTAAATTCTCGATCGCATGAGAAACTTTTTTGACCTACATACCTTAGAAAGCATAGCATTCGAATTGAAACGACCTCTTTTGCgctattaaatatttgtatcaTCAACAATTCAGGCACCGAGTCGCTCGGACAGTTTTCGCATTTACTACACTGATCGTCATTAAATGACAAACATACGATCCGAGAAAGCCTCTAACAAAACAGTCAATAATAAACGCATTCTCACATCAACGAATTCCGCGATAAATTCGTAACATTGAAATTCCAGCAAGTACAGAGCAAAATCGTCTTTCCGGAATCGCCAAAGGTGTCGCAGGAATGTCGCAATCTCATTCTGCGGATTCTCGTACCCCAGAGGTCGCGTCCAAGGATTTGCGAAATTCAGAACGACGTTTGGCTCGCCATCCCGACCGCCACAGCTCAGACTTCTACCGATGATGTCTTTCTTGTAATTTATATCAttgcgtgcgcgcgcataAATTATTCTCAGCTTCGCAGAGTGTTCGCTGAAActctatatacataaaaataacaaacaaCGAGTTTCGAAGGATCATGCGCAagcgtgtatttttttttttttttttttttgctattttaatGACATTTCATTTTTGCAGGGAGAATCATCGAACAGCGCAAAATCGCAGCAAAAATCAGTATCGAAAAAATCATCacaaaaatcaagaaaaagcAACAGCAGTGACgaaaatgaacaaaaaaatagcaaataaaaataacagtgaatttgaaaattttgatcaCAAAGCAGCGtgattaacaaaaaaaaaaatagcaaactttatatgaaattaaattttgtaactAATAAATAAGcacttattttttgaaaaaaagtcttttttatttataaacaaaacaCGGAATCTACCTGGCACTTTAGAGTTTACACAACGCTTTGCAAGATACAAAAATTGGTCTTGAGCGTTAAGCTGTATTACTACAGTTTATCATTATATACATTACACCTACACGTGGTATACTTAAAATTGCAGGAATAGTTGTCCAAGGTCATTTGTATTGTACAATTCTAATATATActctaaaagaaaaataccgTCATATCTAGTCATATTCATGTGTGCATAGTTTAGCACTACTTGACTAATTGAGCACATGAACTAGCAAACTGATATCTAATCAAACGCCAGCTCACGTACCATGTgcacataaaatattttatagaacagtgtggctaaaatccgctgttaagtcacgcctatctgtgactaaatcAGTCCTTTTTTaaaccgtgtttatcacactcgctgcgctcgggtgctaactgcgccgtgtaaaaaagaaccatttaagtcacacgtatcgtaatgtactattgttTAAGTACTGCATAGGAAGCTGTATAGTGATTTTATGACTAACGATGTTCTTAAGAATACGcaactataaaaaaatcgtaatacataaataatttgcaCAGAAATTGAGGTCTCGTGAAACTCAGATGAATTAACAGCTGTATATTTACACCGTGTGCGGATTGGTTTTTTCGGTACCCGTAAGATTTTTGCTTTTATATGACTAAATGCAATGGTTATCAGCAAAACTATCAAAGTCCCGCATAgtttggaatattttcttgCCTAAATCTTCTATATAGTAGCTTGAAGAGTTCACGATCGATACCTCGCGAACATAAGTAGTAGTAAAGTGCCAAACACAAACAAACCGGATGCTGTCATCTTATTGAtgtcctcctcttcctctagAAATAAAGCTGTTATTTTGTAAACTGAAATAAACATTGATTTACTACTTTTTCAGATACATACCAGAAGCAGCATCAGTTTCCCAATCGAGACTTCGTTCAATGCCCTTCTTCCACTCTGAATATAACATATCTCgttctgaaaaatgatatCAAATTGTTGCAATTAGTTGCAAAAATTAGATGagtcgaaaagaaaaaatcactAGTTGATTATGCAATACATACCATTTTCTGTAATTGACGGAGTAAAAGTATCACTTGGGACATTGGTACCAACAGTTATATCCCACTTTTTTATACCTTCTGCGCAGCCAGCTGCAATTGCTACTCCAAGTGCTGTTATTTCACACATTACTGGTCGAACTATGTAaatggaaaaaagaaaaatgtcgTTTTTAATGCTTATAGATTAGATAACTAATCTTAACATATCTTAAGTATTgccaaagttttttttttctcaaggATAAAAAGTTCAAACTGCATATTAATTACGAAGTTtaatttgattgaaacatTGGCAATAGTAAGACAGTGTATAGATGCAGTCTGGATTCTTGCCAGCTGTTTCATCTCTATATTTTGCTGCTTTAAGCATACAAGTTTGAGTTTTGAATTTGATCTTACCTACTGGAACACCACAGATATCCGCTTGCATTTGCATAAGTAGATTATTACTAGTCATAGCTCCATCAACTAATaattttgtcaaggtcattcCTGTATCTTCTCTCATAGCTTCCAAAATATCTCTAGTTTGGAAACAGACAGATTGAAGTGCAGCTTTCACTATGTGTCGATAATTGATGTCCTCCGTAATACCGCAAATCACACTAAAATTGTATTTAAAggataaattaatattgatgCTGGTAAAATAACTTTCCTGAGTTAGGATTCGCTGAAGAAGTCGACATATTTGTCAAAATATTTGTGAAAAACGTCTTTTTTTACCTTAATCTTATATCGTGTTTTAATAAAggataatattacaaaatgaATGTGTATAATCACCTTCTGGCATCTTTTCGCCAATAAGGCGCATACAGTCCAGAAAACGCAGgaacaaaaataattcgatTATCACATGTGAGTTTCTCAGCAAT
Coding sequences within it:
- the LOC100119379 gene encoding testis-specific serine/threonine-protein kinase 4-like, which gives rise to MATDPLSKGKQSNQNSGKKDEDGESESRLTVLENHGYTLGKTIGVGTFATVKIAKSERHGYQVAVKIVSKFQAPSANLNKFLPSEIEVVKGLRHPHLIRFLQAIETSHRIYIIMEFAENGSLFDILRRDKFIDEIRSRRWYRQLLDALNYCHERGVVHRDVKCENLLMDRHYNLKLSDFGFARGHMKSANGVAPLCETMCGSFAYSSPEILRGIPYQPQLSDIWSSGVVLYTMVFGRMPFDEDNWSRLLKQVQSKIVFPESPKVSQECRNLILRILVPQRSRPRICEIQNDVWLAIPTATAQTSTDDVFLGESSNSAKSQQKSVSKKSSQKSRKSNSSDENEQKNSK